From Anopheles coluzzii chromosome 3, AcolN3, whole genome shotgun sequence, the proteins below share one genomic window:
- the LOC120956543 gene encoding zwei Ig domain protein zig-8-like has translation MATLRSQYGINIIFLFIVHLNHGITKSLQTFSEEQFLLELSDDRSSSPVTRPPIRNRTPPYLGNLHLGFHQHQQHHHQHAETSENEIYDSDESNLLRTPLDRGPHFDLSASKNITALVGKTAYLNCRVKNIGNKTVSWVRHRDIHLLTVGRFTYTSDQRFQAVHNPQTDDWSLQIRYPQKRDTGVYECQISTTPPVGHSMFLAVVEPITTIVGVPDLYINTGSTVNLTCIVRNSPEPPSTIFWTHNNQEINYDSPRGGVSVITEKGELTTSYLLIQRARTTDSGKYVCSPSNADPSTINVHILNGTVRPPYSLTASRAMTNTTLFARYWKHFRQYLSGLPLLGSPLKRFALPPSQWSLPLNLMVPSIASTAFLLKIHAWTNNCRW, from the exons GAATTACAAAGTCACTGCAAACGTTTTCGGAGGAACAGTTCCTTCTGGAGCTGAGTGATGATCGCAGCAGTTCACCGGTAACGCGTCCTCCGATACGCAACCGGACACCGCCGTACCTTGGCAATCTGCACCTTGGCTTtcatcagcaccagcagcatcaccatcagcatgCGGAGACGAGTGAGAACGAAATTTACGACTCGGACGAGAGTAATCTGCTCCGGACGCCGCTCGACCGTGGGCCACACTTTGATTTGTCCGCCTCGAAGAACATTACAGCGCTGGTCGGGAAGACGGCCTATCTCAACTGCCGGGTGAAGAACATCGGCAACAAAACg GTGTCCTGGGTGCGGCATCGTGACATTCATCTGTTAACCGTAGGTAGATTCACCTATACGTCTGACCAACGTTTCCAGGCTGTACATAATCCCCAGACAGACGACTGGTCGCTACAA ATTAGATACCCCCAGAAGCGGGACACGGGCGTGTACGAGTGCCAGATCTCCACTACGCCACCGGTCGGGCACTCAATGTTCCTCGCCGTCGTAG AGCCAATCACCACGATCGTTGGTGTGCCGGATCTGTACATCAACACGGGCTCAACTGTAAATTTAACCTGCATAGTGCGGAACTCGCCCGAGCCTCCTTCAACCATCTTTTGGACCCACAACAATCAG gAGATCAACTACGATTCACCCCGGGGCGGTGTGTCGGTCATAACGGAGAAGGGTGAATTAACGACATCGTACCTGCTAATACAGCGCGCCCGTACCACCGACAGCGGGAAGTACGTCTGCTCCCCATCGAATGCCGATCCTTCCACGATCAACGTGCACATCCTGAATGGTACCGTTCGACCGCCCTACTCGCTAACCGCGTCCAGGGCAATGACAAATACGACATTGTTCGCCCGATACTGGAAACATTTCAGACAGTATTTGTCAGGGCTAccattgt TGGGCTCCCCGCTCAAGCGGTTTGCATTGCCGCCCAGCCAGTGGAGTTTGCCGCTGAACTTAATGGTGCCGAGTATTGCATCGACAGCATTTCTCCTGAAAATCCACGCGTGGACCAACAACTGTCGGTGGTGA